A genomic window from Microvirga sp. TS319 includes:
- a CDS encoding carbohydrate kinase family protein: protein MKPEAGRIVCIGGATVDRKYRTRAPIHFRTSNPAMAERSFGGVARNVAEGIARLGTKSSLVSLLGNDENGRAIRAELARLGIDIRHVGISEDHATAEYVAVLEPEGDLALGLADMAIFDALDPAFLRRIWAEIAPSWIFADCNLPSPTLRELIGLARRRCPMLAIDAVSAVKVMRLPRDLTGVGLLFLNMDEARSLLDDTGISPDAAAAALLARGPERIVLTLGEGGLIATDRTGPTRVHAIPARVVDATGAGDALIAVTLVALLEGRSLAEAVRMGTVAAALTMECPASVRPDLTLALLESAVAGQPA from the coding sequence ATGAAGCCCGAAGCAGGGAGGATCGTTTGCATCGGCGGCGCGACCGTCGATCGGAAATATCGCACGCGCGCGCCCATCCACTTCAGGACGTCCAATCCTGCCATGGCCGAGCGCTCGTTCGGAGGCGTGGCCCGGAACGTGGCGGAGGGCATCGCCAGGCTCGGAACGAAGTCCTCCCTCGTCTCGCTTTTGGGGAACGACGAGAACGGGCGTGCGATCCGGGCGGAGCTCGCACGCCTGGGCATCGACATCCGGCATGTCGGGATCTCGGAAGACCACGCCACCGCCGAATACGTCGCCGTCCTCGAACCCGAAGGCGATCTCGCCCTCGGGTTGGCGGACATGGCGATCTTCGATGCCCTCGACCCGGCGTTCCTCCGCCGGATCTGGGCGGAGATCGCCCCTTCCTGGATCTTCGCCGACTGCAATCTGCCCTCCCCCACCCTGCGCGAGCTGATCGGGCTGGCGCGGCGGCGCTGCCCGATGCTCGCCATCGACGCCGTGTCGGCCGTGAAGGTGATGCGCCTGCCGCGGGACCTGACCGGCGTCGGGCTCCTGTTCCTCAACATGGACGAGGCGCGGTCTCTTCTGGACGACACCGGCATCTCGCCCGACGCCGCAGCAGCCGCTCTGCTCGCTCGCGGCCCCGAACGAATCGTCCTGACTCTTGGCGAAGGCGGGCTCATCGCGACGGATCGCACTGGCCCCACGAGGGTCCACGCGATCCCGGCGCGGGTCGTCGACGCGACCGGCGCCGGCGACGCGCTCATCGCCGTCACGCTCGTGGCCCTGCTCGAAGGCCGCTCCTTGGCGGAGGCGGTGCGAATGGGTACGGTAGCGGCCGCTTTGACCATGGAGTGTCCGGCGAGCGTGCGTCCGGACCTCACGCTTGCGTTGCTGGAATCCGCCGTGGCGGGACAGCCAGCCTGA
- a CDS encoding calcium-binding protein has translation MAVVTFHRSMPAGLRLQDFFKPVLGAVVFAQQGERWTASFQVNVSNAPLAVVYEGAALSNEFGDVSSLRFGPSASPWLSFGEMGGPTLFTYDDLAAFHRQGAQAAALIMAGSDTLYGSSHGDYLEGYAGDDLLDGQEGADTLVGGAGNDTYIVDNKEDRVLEAIGGGYDVVQTSVSFALAADSEVEVLKATPSARSLTLTGNTFRNQIIGTPGNDVLDGKGGIDTLIGGAGDDTYLVDNALDVVLEYAGGGRDTVIAQSSYQLSDHLEILKAGPGSARLTLTGNAQSNEIYGNAGSNIIRGQDGNDKLYGDGGNDTIDGGNGNDVIYGGIGNDRLDGGAGNDKLYGDVGNDILNGGSGNDTLYGGPGHDSLNGGDGNDTIYGDVGNDTILGGNGNDRIYGGTGDNKLSGGAGNDTLYGGMDRDTLSGGDGNDRLYGDAGNDYLNGGAGLNTLSGGWGRDTFVFNTALDGKRNVTTITDFNVADDTIRLENAIFKKLTKTGVLNENSFIIGSKAQDKNDYIIYNRKTGYLFYDPDGSGSSSPILFAKLKPGLALTHNDFIVI, from the coding sequence ATGGCCGTCGTCACGTTCCATCGCTCCATGCCTGCAGGCCTTCGCCTCCAGGACTTTTTCAAGCCCGTTCTCGGCGCCGTCGTCTTCGCTCAACAGGGCGAACGGTGGACGGCGAGTTTCCAGGTCAACGTCTCCAACGCGCCGCTCGCCGTTGTCTACGAGGGAGCCGCTCTCTCGAACGAATTCGGCGATGTGTCCTCTCTGCGTTTCGGGCCGAGTGCCTCGCCGTGGCTTTCCTTCGGCGAAATGGGCGGCCCCACCCTGTTCACCTATGACGATCTCGCCGCCTTTCACAGGCAGGGGGCCCAGGCGGCCGCCCTGATCATGGCCGGGAGCGACACCCTCTATGGATCGTCCCATGGGGATTATCTGGAGGGCTATGCGGGAGACGACCTACTCGACGGGCAGGAGGGAGCCGACACGCTCGTCGGCGGCGCGGGCAACGACACCTATATCGTCGACAACAAGGAGGACCGGGTCCTCGAGGCCATCGGGGGCGGCTACGACGTCGTTCAGACGAGCGTGAGCTTCGCCCTCGCGGCGGATTCGGAGGTGGAGGTTCTGAAGGCCACGCCGAGCGCCCGCTCCCTGACCCTGACCGGCAACACGTTCAGGAACCAGATCATCGGAACGCCGGGTAACGATGTCCTGGACGGAAAGGGCGGCATCGACACGCTGATCGGCGGCGCCGGGGACGACACCTACCTGGTCGACAATGCGCTCGACGTCGTTCTGGAATACGCAGGTGGCGGGCGCGATACGGTCATTGCGCAAAGTTCGTATCAGCTCAGCGACCATCTCGAGATTCTCAAGGCCGGCCCGGGCAGCGCCCGCCTCACTCTCACTGGAAACGCGCAGTCCAACGAGATCTACGGAAACGCCGGCAGCAATATCATCCGTGGGCAGGACGGCAACGACAAGCTCTACGGCGACGGCGGCAACGACACGATCGACGGCGGCAACGGCAATGACGTCATCTATGGGGGCATCGGCAACGACCGCCTCGATGGCGGAGCCGGAAACGACAAGCTCTATGGCGACGTCGGAAACGACATCCTGAACGGCGGTTCCGGAAACGACACTCTCTACGGCGGCCCCGGCCATGACAGCCTGAACGGCGGCGATGGAAACGACACGATCTATGGAGACGTCGGAAACGACACCATTCTCGGCGGCAACGGCAACGATCGCATCTACGGCGGAACCGGCGACAACAAGCTCTCGGGCGGCGCCGGAAACGACACGCTCTACGGTGGAATGGACCGGGACACGCTCTCGGGCGGCGACGGGAACGACAGGCTCTACGGCGATGCCGGCAACGATTACCTGAACGGGGGCGCGGGCCTGAACACGCTCTCGGGCGGCTGGGGCCGGGATACCTTCGTCTTCAACACGGCGCTCGATGGCAAGCGGAACGTCACGACGATCACGGATTTCAACGTCGCCGACGATACGATCCGGCTGGAAAACGCCATTTTCAAGAAACTCACCAAGACCGGCGTGCTGAACGAAAACTCCTTCATCATCGGCAGCAAGGCGCAGGATAAGAACGACTACATCATCTACAACCGGAAGACGGGCTACCTCTTTTACGATCCGGACGGATCGGGGTCCTCCAGTCCCATTCTGTTTGCGAAGCTCAAGCCGGGACTTGCGCTCACGCACAACGATTTCATCGTCATCTAG
- a CDS encoding tetratricopeptide repeat protein, giving the protein MSRPMTVAACALVLLGSSSALALDAAPRPQPLTPALAPGLVPPVKYGSVREALRTGMRDYNAGDKLGAAAALEYAAGQGHTLALWKLGRMYADGDGVEHDDLRAFEYFSKLADQHADESPDSPNAMVVSSAFVALGGYFLDGIKGTYVMANPGRAVEMFSYAASYFSDSNAQYNLARLYMEGTGVSRDVRQAARWFNLAAEKGHSPSQALLGHMLMNGQGVPRQRARGLMWLTLARESAAASGKDQWIESLYQEAFSSADESDRKLALALLEQYIQARH; this is encoded by the coding sequence ATGAGCCGTCCCATGACGGTAGCCGCTTGCGCGTTGGTCTTGCTCGGCTCCTCCTCTGCGCTCGCTCTGGATGCCGCACCACGTCCTCAGCCTCTCACGCCGGCGCTCGCGCCGGGGCTCGTTCCGCCCGTGAAATACGGCTCCGTTCGCGAGGCCCTGCGCACGGGCATGCGCGATTACAATGCGGGCGACAAGCTCGGCGCCGCCGCGGCGCTCGAATATGCGGCGGGGCAGGGGCATACGCTGGCGCTCTGGAAGCTGGGGCGGATGTATGCGGACGGCGACGGCGTCGAGCACGACGACCTGCGGGCGTTCGAATACTTCTCGAAGCTCGCGGACCAGCATGCGGACGAGAGCCCGGATTCTCCGAACGCAATGGTCGTCTCGAGCGCGTTCGTGGCGCTCGGCGGCTATTTCCTCGACGGAATCAAGGGCACCTACGTGATGGCCAATCCAGGCCGGGCCGTGGAGATGTTCAGCTACGCCGCGTCCTATTTCAGCGATTCCAACGCGCAGTACAACCTCGCCCGCCTTTACATGGAAGGGACGGGCGTCTCCCGGGACGTGCGTCAGGCCGCGCGCTGGTTCAACCTGGCGGCCGAAAAGGGACATTCTCCGTCCCAGGCGCTCCTCGGGCATATGCTGATGAACGGCCAGGGCGTGCCGCGCCAGCGGGCCAGGGGCCTCATGTGGCTGACGCTCGCCCGCGAATCCGCGGCGGCGTCCGGCAAGGACCAGTGGATCGAGAGCCTGTATCAGGAGGCTTTCTCGTCTGCCGATGAGAGCGACCGCAAGCTCGCCCTCGCCCTTCTCGAGCAATACATCCAGGCGCGTCACTAG
- a CDS encoding pseudouridine-5'-phosphate glycosidase translates to MGHDTVGRFLDVAPKVRSALDEGRAVVALESTIITHGMPHPQNVATAREVEAVVRDNGAVPATIAVIAGRIKIGLTDEELDWLGTATGVMKLSRADLPYAVASKRHGATTVAATMICAHLAGIGVFATGGIGGVHQGVENTMDISADLDELARTPVAVICAGAKAILDLPRTLEYLETRGVPVVGYRTDEFPAFWSRASGLPVPVRLDSPAAIADLIRTKDALNLTGGILIANPVPDIDEIPAPEMKGFIERAIAEAARRGVTGKAVTPFLLSFLFESTGGRSLATNIALIKNNAALAARLAASLKQDTPAG, encoded by the coding sequence ATGGGCCACGACACGGTCGGCCGTTTCCTCGACGTCGCGCCCAAGGTGAGATCGGCTCTGGATGAAGGCAGAGCCGTCGTGGCTCTCGAATCCACCATCATCACGCATGGCATGCCACACCCCCAGAACGTGGCGACGGCGCGCGAGGTCGAAGCGGTCGTGCGCGACAACGGCGCGGTGCCCGCGACGATCGCCGTCATCGCCGGCCGGATCAAGATCGGCCTCACGGACGAGGAGCTCGACTGGCTGGGAACCGCGACGGGCGTGATGAAACTCAGCCGCGCCGACCTGCCCTATGCGGTTGCCTCGAAGCGTCACGGCGCAACGACGGTCGCCGCGACCATGATCTGCGCCCATCTGGCCGGTATCGGCGTTTTCGCGACTGGTGGCATCGGCGGCGTCCATCAGGGCGTCGAGAACACCATGGACATCTCGGCCGATCTCGACGAACTCGCCAGGACGCCGGTCGCGGTGATCTGCGCCGGCGCCAAGGCGATTCTCGACCTGCCGCGGACCCTGGAATATCTCGAAACGCGGGGCGTGCCGGTCGTCGGCTACCGGACGGACGAGTTTCCCGCGTTTTGGAGCCGTGCGAGCGGATTGCCCGTTCCGGTCCGGCTCGACAGCCCCGCCGCCATCGCCGATCTCATCCGTACCAAGGACGCTCTCAATCTGACAGGCGGCATCCTCATCGCCAATCCGGTACCGGACATCGACGAGATTCCGGCACCCGAGATGAAAGGCTTCATCGAGCGGGCGATCGCCGAGGCCGCGCGCCGGGGCGTGACCGGAAAAGCCGTCACGCCGTTCCTGCTGTCGTTCCTGTTCGAGAGCACCGGCGGGCGCAGCCTTGCCACGAACATTGCCCTGATCAAGAACAACGCCGCGCTGGCCGCACGCCTCGCCGCATCGCTGAAGCAAGATACGCCCGCAGGCTGA
- a CDS encoding protein-L-isoaspartate O-methyltransferase — protein MSTSALERYRSEYAEQIARLTEIRDRRIEAAFAAVPRESFLPPPPWTTISAGVAIQTADVAGIYDNVLVAIDRERGINNGEPALHAAWLDAVGPQPGETVIHVGAGTGYYTAILARLVEPGGHVEAFEYEADLAAQATRNLKDYPHVSVHAGSAFGRPLPEADVIYVNAGVAAPDVEWLKALRPGGRLIFPWQPHEGWGPAMLVRRRAKGYSAKPLMTVGFIACSGTTERPRSKRKPGEAGLAAVRSIWLGADRSPDPTAVAVYDQVWFSSAKVEA, from the coding sequence ATGTCCACGAGCGCACTTGAGAGATACCGCTCGGAATATGCGGAGCAGATCGCACGCCTGACCGAAATTCGCGACAGGCGCATCGAGGCGGCGTTCGCGGCCGTGCCCCGCGAGAGCTTTCTGCCGCCGCCGCCCTGGACCACGATCAGCGCGGGCGTTGCGATCCAGACCGCGGATGTCGCGGGCATCTACGACAACGTCCTCGTGGCCATCGATCGCGAGCGCGGCATCAACAACGGCGAGCCTGCGCTCCATGCCGCCTGGCTCGATGCGGTGGGGCCGCAGCCGGGCGAAACGGTGATTCATGTGGGGGCCGGGACCGGCTACTACACGGCCATCCTGGCCCGTCTGGTGGAGCCCGGGGGGCACGTGGAGGCCTTCGAGTACGAGGCGGATCTCGCCGCTCAGGCGACGCGCAACCTGAAGGACTATCCCCATGTGAGCGTGCATGCCGGATCGGCCTTCGGGCGGCCGCTTCCCGAAGCCGACGTGATCTACGTCAATGCCGGCGTCGCCGCGCCGGATGTCGAATGGCTGAAGGCCCTCAGGCCGGGCGGGCGGCTGATCTTCCCATGGCAGCCGCATGAGGGCTGGGGGCCGGCCATGCTGGTCCGTCGCCGGGCGAAGGGCTACAGCGCCAAGCCGCTTATGACCGTGGGCTTCATCGCATGCAGCGGAACGACGGAGCGGCCCAGGTCGAAGCGCAAGCCCGGCGAGGCCGGGCTCGCCGCCGTCCGCTCGATCTGGCTCGGCGCCGACCGGTCGCCCGACCCGACCGCCGTGGCGGTCTACGATCAGGTTTGGTTCTCCTCCGCCAAAGTGGAGGCTTAG
- the xth gene encoding exodeoxyribonuclease III, whose amino-acid sequence MRIATWNVNSIKQRLDHLATFVKSADPDVVCLQELKCMDEAFPRTEVEALGYNVVTHGQKTYNGVAILSKRPLEDVRKGLPGDETDEQARYLEGIVPMAGGVVRVASIYLPNGNPIGTPKFDYKLSWMDRLNAHARHLLALEEPLVLCGDYNVIPEPEDAANPEAWANDALFQPASRRKFRELLNLGLSDALRACSDQAGLYSFWDYQAGAFQRNNGIRIDHLLLSPQAQDKLASASIRKEVRGWDKPSDHVPVMVDLEIA is encoded by the coding sequence ATGCGCATAGCCACCTGGAACGTGAACTCGATCAAGCAGCGGCTGGATCATCTCGCCACCTTCGTGAAAAGCGCCGATCCCGACGTGGTGTGCCTCCAGGAACTGAAGTGCATGGACGAGGCCTTTCCCAGGACCGAGGTCGAAGCGCTCGGCTACAACGTCGTCACCCACGGCCAGAAGACCTATAACGGCGTCGCCATCCTGTCCAAGCGTCCGCTCGAGGATGTGCGGAAAGGACTGCCGGGAGACGAGACCGACGAGCAGGCCCGCTATCTCGAAGGCATCGTCCCCATGGCGGGAGGCGTCGTGCGGGTCGCGTCCATCTACCTGCCCAACGGCAACCCGATCGGCACGCCCAAATTCGACTACAAGCTCTCCTGGATGGACCGGCTGAATGCCCATGCGCGCCATTTGCTCGCGCTGGAAGAGCCGCTCGTGCTCTGCGGCGACTACAACGTGATCCCGGAGCCCGAGGATGCGGCCAATCCCGAGGCATGGGCGAACGACGCTCTCTTCCAGCCGGCAAGCCGCAGGAAATTCCGGGAGCTGCTGAACCTGGGCCTTTCCGACGCCCTGCGCGCCTGCAGCGACCAGGCCGGGCTCTATTCGTTCTGGGATTATCAGGCGGGGGCCTTCCAGCGGAACAACGGCATCCGAATCGACCATCTCCTCCTGTCGCCTCAGGCGCAGGACAAGCTCGCGAGCGCGTCGATCCGCAAGGAAGTGCGCGGATGGGACAAGCCCTCCGACCACGTGCCCGTGATGGTGGATCTGGAGATCGCCTGA